The following proteins are encoded in a genomic region of Musa acuminata AAA Group cultivar baxijiao chromosome BXJ2-11, Cavendish_Baxijiao_AAA, whole genome shotgun sequence:
- the LOC135627076 gene encoding uncharacterized protein LOC135627076 has product MDLLLSFSLLPTLFLVLLLLSPAAQATTVAGTIERMTKQQVLASIPPHAADTSVPFLTSPSGKYTACLLRRETAPGAGGFGNDFCYIQVQDTSTGRSMWESECGPVSSANTCAAVFTAYGLQVFDGSTPVWDTGAQSADNNFLQTLELVDHGDMRIRDKDGELAWKASDDPRANQGCGLPGSPGLAPALPPFAVPIGGDDQNLPFGRPASGGQQLPQSNTMYDQQQQHPLGGASQAFGFDGQPLVGNSPYDSGCYGEGAGRWVGVGVALLLLLLLPVLA; this is encoded by the coding sequence ATGGatctcctcctctccttctccctGCTGCCAACTCTTTTCCTGGTCCTACTACTCCTCTCACCAGCCGCACAAGCCACCACCGTGGCCGGCACCATCGAGAGGATGACCAAGCAGCAAGTCCTGGCGAGCATCCCTCCCCACGCGGCGGACACCTCCGTGCCCTTCCTCACCTCCCCCTCCGGCAAGTACACCGCCTGCCTCCTCCGCCGCGAGACCGCCCCCGGGGCCGGTGGCTTCGGCAACGACTTCTGCTACATCCAGGTGCAGGACACGAGCACGGGACGGAGCATGTGGGAGTCGGAGTGCGGCCCGGTGAGCAGCGCCAACACCTGCGCCGCGGTGTTCACCGCGTACGGCCTGCAGGTGTTCGACGGCAGCACCCCGGTATGGGACACCGGGGCGCAGTCCGCCGACAACAACTTCCTGCAGACGCTGGAGCTGGTCGACCACGGCGACATGCGCATCCGCGACAAGGACGGCGAGTTAGCGTGGAAGGCGAGCGACGATCCTCGGGCGAACCAGGGGTGTGGCCTGCCGGGCTCGCCTGGCCTGGCGCCCGCGTTGCCTCCCTTCGCGGTGCCGATCGGAGGCGACGACCAGAATCTTCCGTTCGGGCGGCCGGCGTCGGGCGGTCAGCAGCTGCCGCAGTCGAACACGATGTacgaccagcagcagcagcatccgcTGGGCGGGGCGAGCCAGGCGTTCGGGTTCGACGGCCAGCCGCTCGTAGGCAACTCGCCTTACGACAGCGGCTGCTACGGTGAAGGAGCGGGGCGTTGGGTGGGAGTAGGagtcgccctcctcctcctcctcctcctcccggt
- the LOC135627682 gene encoding pentatricopeptide repeat-containing protein At2g21090-like gives MPTHPAPCLLQSLRHCLAVGHLDLAVDTLPLLARCGLRPDSATLALLLRLCLRSPAALPLAGRVHLFLRLSGLLCAAPTPPLANHLLAFHFLRGRPDDARRLFRRMATPNLFSFNTMLAGYARLGMLHQARRLFDRMPHRDVVSWNTMILALARAGSCGDAVGLYSQLRRFSLGFNAHTFSGLLVACVRLGETHLVRQVHAQVLLVGFLTNIVISSSLVNSYTKCGFVDDARKLFDEMPTRDVLAWTTLVHGLASSGDLVSARRVFDEMPEKNSISWTALIGSYTRHGHPFEALDLFRNMMKLGVSPDQFTFSSALCACGAIASVKHGKQIHARLLRTRFNPNAIVISSLVDMYSKCGDLAGGQRVFDLTDAGRMDTVLWNTMMSAAGQHGDGIEAVKMYEEMIKTGTKPDANTFIVLLTACSHSGLVEQGLQLFCSMRKQHGVVPDEDHYVCLVDMLGRAGRLEEATECLREMPCGPSARAWNALLGVCRIHGNLRLGRMVAQRAIKSDPECPTAYVLLSNFYADLGQWESVEKVRHLMQENKAMKERASSWIPFDNEIQSLGALDQLQPAEEVVCVRNISLSDEA, from the coding sequence ATGCCCACCCATCCCGCCCCGTGCCTCCTCCAGTCCCTCCGTCACTGCCTCGCCGTCGGCCACCTTGACCTCGCCGTCGATACCCTCCCCCTCCTCGCTCGCTGCGGCCTCCGCCCTGACTCCGCCACCCTCGCCCTCCTCCTCCGCTTGTGCCTCCGGTCCCCCGCCGCCCTTCCCTTAGCCGGCCGCGTCCACCTCTTCCTTCGCCTCTCCGGCCTCCTCTGTGCTGCCCCCACCCCTCCTCTCGCCAATCACCTGCTCGCCTTTCACTTCCTCCGCGGCCGCCCTGACGACGCTCGCCGCCTCTTCCGCCGGATGGCCACCCCCAACCTCTTCTCCTTCAACACCATGCTCGCAGGATACGCCCGCCTCGGCATGCTCCACCAAGCCAGGCGCCTCTTCGACCGCATGCCCCACCGCGACGTCGTATCGTGGAACACCATGATCCTCGCCCTCGCTCGCGCTGGCTCTTGCGGCGACGCCGTCGGCCTCTATTCCCAGCTCCGCCGCTTCTCACTCGGGTTCAACGCCCACACTTTCTCCGGCCTCCTGGTCGCCTGCGTCCGGCTCGGGGAGACGCACCTCGTCCGCCAGGTCCACGCCCAGGTGCTCCTTGTCGGGTTCTTGACCAATATCGTCATCTCCAGCTCTCTGGTCAACTCTTACACGAAATgtgggtttgtggatgatgccagGAAGCTGTTTGATGAGATGCCTACCAGAGATGTGCTCGCTTGGACTACCCTGGTTCACGGTCTTGCCAGCAGCGGCGACCTAGTTTCTGCTCGTAGGGTGTTTGATGAGATGCCGGAGAAGAATTCCATCTCCTGGACTGCCTTGATTGGAAGTTACACACGCCATGGCCACCCTTTCGAAGCTCTGGATCTGTTTAGAAACATGATGAAATTGGGAGTTTCGCCAGATCAGTTCACTTTCAGCAGTGCCCTTTGTGCCTGCGGTGCTATTGCTTCAGTGAAGCATGGAAAGCAGATCCATGCTCGCTTGCTGAGAACCCGTTTCAACCCAAATGCCATAGTCATCAGTTCTCTCGTTGATATGTATTCCAAGTGTGGGGATCTGGCAGGAGGTCAAAGGGTTTTTGACCTTACGGATGCTGGCAGGATGGACACTGTGTTGTGGAATACAATGATGTCAGCTGCTGGGCAGCATGGTGATGGAATAGAGGCCGTTAAAATGTATGAGGAGATGATTAAAACAGGGACAAAGCCTGATGCTAATACTTTCATAGTTCTTTTGACTGCATGCAGTCATTCAGGCCTTGTAGAGCAGGGGTTACAGTTATTCTGTTCCATGAGGAAACAACATGGTGTTGTTCCGGATGAAGATCACTATGTGTGTTTGGTAGACATGCTGGGCCGAGCAGGGCGTCTTGAAGAGGCAACAGAATGCCTCAGGGAGATGCCTTGTGGACCCAGTGCTCGAGCATGGAACGCATTGCTAGGGGTTTGTAGGATTCATGGGAACTTACGGCTTGGAAGGATGGTGGCACAAAGGGCTATTAAGTCGGATCCAGAATGTCCGACAGCGTATGTCCTGCTTTCAAATTTCTATGCAGATCTTGGACAGTGGGAATCTGTGGAGAAGGTCAGACACCTCATGCAGGAGAATAAAGCAATGAAAGAACGAGCTTCCAGCTGGATTCCATTTGATAATGAGATCCAGTCTTTGGGAGCCTTGGATCAGTTGCAGCCCGCGGAGGAGGTTGTATGTGTCAGGAACATTAGTTTGTCAGATGAAGCATAG
- the LOC135627683 gene encoding uncharacterized protein LOC135627683 gives MAQAAVAVAPLRHSPWPRLSSLFSSGKHRQHLFFSVARSLRPLAPQAPEGDGDGEPDAPAVRKSRNELKREARRAVKWGMELASFSNPQIKRVLRIASLEREVFDALMLVKRLGPDVREGRRRQFNYIGRLLRQAQPDLMDALIQASKDGDNDRLLDLAGPRTLSDENDEEEEEDTYGEEVVYDTWASVEVSENHAEIAAKWFDGLVDKDALITKEVYSIHNVEFDRQELRKLVRRVQSIREGILVDESGVGYDAMLTSAKKPLIRFLCSLAKKTLAE, from the exons ATGGCCCAAGCGGCAGTGGCGGTAGCGCCGCTGCGGCACTCGCCATGGCCGCggctctcctccctcttctcctccggGAAGCACCGACAGCACCTCTTCTTCTCTGTCGCCCGCTCCCTCAGGCCTCTCGCCCCTCAGGCGCCCGAGGGCGACGGGGACGGCGAACCGGACGCGCCCGCGGTCAGGAAGAGCCGGAACGAGCTGAAGCGGGAGGCCCGCCGCGCCGTCAAGTGGGGCATGGAGCTCGCCAGCTTCTCCAACCCGCAGATCAAGCGCGTGCTTAG AATTGCCTCTCTTGAGCGTGAGGTCTTCGACGCCCTAATGCTAGTGAAG AGATTAGGTCCTGATGTTCGCGAAGGGAGGAGGAGGCAATTCAATTACATTG GACGACTTTTGCGGCAAGCACAACCTGATTTGATGGATGCTCTAATTCAAGCTTCTAAAGATGGTGACAATGATAGATTGCTAGATTTGGCTGGTCCACGGACATTGTCTGATGAAAacgatgaagaggaagaagaagacacatATGGGGAAGAGGTTGTCTATGATACATGGGCCTCCGTTGAG GTATCTGAAAACCATGCAGAAATAGCTGCCAAGTGGTTTGATGGCCTTGTTGATAAAGATGCTTTAATCACGAAGGAAGTGTATTCAATTCACAATGTTGAGTTTGATCGTCAG GAACTGCGAAAACTTGTTCGAAGAGTACAATCAATTCGAGAAGGCATTCTGGTTGATGAAAGTGGGGTGGGATATGATGCTATGTTAACCAGTGCAAAGAAGCCTCTCATTCGTTTTCTATGTTCGCTGGCCAAGAAAACATTGGCTGAATAA
- the LOC135582528 gene encoding thaumatin-like protein 1, producing the protein MAGFMASLSANLLVFFLVQGWSAAKFTLTNNCDYTVWPGVLSNAGDASLSTTGFALETGQSKSLDAPAGWSGRLWARTLCATDSSGRFSCGTGDCGSGKVECSGGGATPPVTLAEFTLGGGGGGGGMDYYDVSLVDGYNLPMLVVAQGGSGGGCGSTGCVADLNGVCPSDLEVVATRSSSRGSEVVACMSACEAFGSPQYCCSGAYGNPNTCKPSSYSQFFKNACPKAYSYAFDDATSTFTCADADYLITFCPSTASQKSSSQNPESSAGAGLPSSDGDGGAMEFVGGDEFRGASPTVAIRVSLAILVTSWLL; encoded by the exons ATGGCTGGATTCATGGCTAGTTTGTCTGCGAATCTTTTGGTCTTCTTTCTTGTTCAAG GGTGGTCGGCGGCTAAATTCACGTTAACCAACAACTGCGACTACACGGTGTGGCCGGGCGTGCTATCGAACGCCGGAGATGCTTCGCTTTCGACGACGGGATTCGCTCTGGAGACAGGGCAGTCGAAGAGCCTCGACGCGCCCGCCGGGTGGTCGGGCCGTCTCTGGGCCCGCACCCTCTGCGCCACCGACTCCTCCGGCAGGTTCAGCTGCGGGACCGGGGACTGCGGGTCCGGCAAGGTGGAGTGCTCCGGCGGCGGCGCCACACCGCCGGTCACGCTGGCGGAGTTCACCCtgggaggtggcggcggcggaggcgggatGGACTACTACGACGTGAGCCTGGTGGACGGCTACAACTTGCCGATGCTGGTGGTGGCGCAGGGGGGGTCTGGCGGCGGTTGCGGCTCGACCGGGTGCGTAGCGGACCTCAACGGGGTGTGCCCGTCGGACCTGGAGGTGGTGGCGACGCGGTCGAGCAGCCGGGGGAGCGAGGTCGTGGCGTGCATGAGCGCGTGCGAGGCCTTCGGGTCGCCGCAGTACTGCTGCAGCGGCGCCTACGGCAATCCCAACACGTGCAAGCCCTCGTCCTACTCGCAGTTCTTTAAGAACGCCTGCCCCAAGGCCTACAGCTACGCCTTCGACGACGCCACCTCCACGTTCACCTGCGCCGACGCCGACTACCTCATCACCTTCTGCCCCAGCACCGCCAG TCAGAAATCCTCGAGCCAGAATCCGGAGTCGTCGGCCGGCGCCGGGCTACCGTCAAGCGACGGCGATGGCGGCGCAATGGAGTTCGTTGGCGGCGACGAGTTCCGCGGCGCCTCGCCGACCGTGGCGATACGCGTTTCGCTCGCAATTCTTGTCACGTCGTGGCTACTCTGA